The following proteins are co-located in the Vigna angularis cultivar LongXiaoDou No.4 chromosome 2, ASM1680809v1, whole genome shotgun sequence genome:
- the LOC108329131 gene encoding putative disease resistance protein At1g50180 isoform X2 — MVEAVVSFAVNRLGDLLIEEARLLSGVSNKVKSMQNELKRMQCFLRDAESRQDESDTIKNYISEVRKLAYDAEDVIEIYAIKVAFGISIGTKNPLSRAKNIHKVGSELITINSRISDLTRSLQTYGLTATKDNEEASEVKRQLRWSYSHIVDEFIVGLDKDINKVAEWLINENQDCRFVYICGMGGLGKTTLAKSIYHYNTIRRNFDGFAWAYISQQCKKRDVWEGILLKLISPTKEERDEITKMKDDELARKLFKVQQEKKCLIILDDIWSNEAWDILSPAFPSQNTRSKIVFTSRNKDISLHVNPEGLLHEPSCLNAEDSWALFKKKAFPRQDNPESTTSDDFKRLGREMVAKCGGLPLAIIVLGGLLATKESVSEWEKIHRHLSSYLIGAKVRDRRRLDEVLDLSYQDLPCQLKPCFLYLSQFPEDYEIPKTKLLQLWVAEGVVSSQYESDRDETMEDIAERYLGNLISRCMVQIGQMGSTGRIKTYRLHDLMRDLCLSKARKENFLYIINGSQQNSTVIATGSSNVSDARQINEVRRLAVYLDQHVDQLIPQDKQVNERLRSLVFFHDKKCRMENWDLVRGVFVKFKLLRVLDLEGIKGLKGQSLPKEVGNLLWLKFLSLKRTRIQVLPSSLGNLENLQFLNLQTVNKVSWDSTVEIPNVICKLKRLRHLYLPNWCGNIVNNLQLDNLTNLQTLVNFPASKCDVKDLLKLRRLRKLVLNDPRHFQKFSESFSPPNKRLDCLQSLSLRTDMLSFPENVVDVEKLVLGCPFLRKLQVEGRMERLPDASLFPRHISKLTLWGCRLVEDPMVTLEKLPNLKFLNGWDMFVGKKMTCSPNGFLQLKVLVLRGLPKLDDWTIENQAMPSLYRLSISDCNNLKTVPDGLKYITSLRELEIRWMPKSFKTRLGTAGEDYPKVQHVPSIIFLN; from the exons AAATGAATTAAAGAGGATGCAATGTTTCCTAAGAGATGCTGAGAGCAGGCAGGATGAAAGTGATACAATAAAGAATTATATTTCGGAGGTTAGAAAATTAGCCTATGATGCAGAGGATGTGATTGAAATTTATGCTATTAAGGTTGCATTTGGCATAAGTATTGGAACTAAAAATCCACTCTCCAGAGCTAAAAATATTCACAAAGTTGGCTCTGAGCTCATAACAATCAATTCTCGAATATCTGACCTCACAAGAAGCTTACAAACTTATGGTTTGACTGCAACTAAAGACAATGAGGAAGCGTCTGAGGTCAAAAGACAATTGAGGTGGTCTTATTCTCACATTGTTGACGAGTTCATTGTTGGTTTAGATAAGGACATAAATAAAGTGGCGGAATGGCTAATAAATGAAAATCAGGACTGTcgatttgtttatatttgtggAATGGGTGGTCTTGGTAAAACTACACTTGCCAAAAGCATTTACCATTACAATACTATTAggcgaaactttgatggttttgcTTGGGCATATATATCTCAGCAATGCAAGAAAAGAGATGTTTGGGAGGGAATTTTACTAAAGCTAATTTCTCCTACAAAAGAAGAAAGGGATGAGATTAcgaaaatgaaagatgatgaaTTGGCAAGGAAGTTGTTTAAAGTTCAACAAGAGAAGAAATgtttgatcatcctggatgacATATGGAGCAATGAGGCATGGGACATTTTAAGTCCTGCCTTTCCATCACAAAATACAAGGAGTAAGATAGTTTTTACATCCCGCAATAAAGACATTTCATTGCATGTGAATCCTGAAGGCTTACTTCATGAACCAAGTTGCTTAAATGCAGAAGACAGTTGGGCATTGTTTAAGAAGAAAGCTTTTCCAAGACAAGATAACCCAG AATCCACAACTTCTGATGACTTTAAAAGATTAGGCAGAGAGATGGTTGCAAAGTGTGGTGGTCTGCCTTTGGCTATCATCGTTCTTGGAGGGCTTTTGGCTACAAAGGAGTCGGTGAGTGAGTGGGAAAAAATACATAGACATCTAAGTTCGTACCTAATAGGAGCAAAGGTCCGTGATAGGCGAAGATTAGATGAAGTGTTGGATTTAAGTTACCAGGACTTGCCTTGTCAGCTGAAGCCATGTTTTCTGTATTTAAGTCAATTCCCTGAAGACTATGAGATACCAAAAACTAAACTACTGCAGTTATGGGTGGCagaaggtgttgtttcatctcaatATGAGAGTGATCGGGATGAGACAATGGAGGATATTGCTGAACGCTATCTGGGTAACTTAATTAGCCGCTGCATGGTTCAAATTGGTCAGATGGGATCTACTGGTAGGATCAAAACCTACAGGCTCCATGATTTAATGCGGGATCTGTGTTTGTCAAAGGccagaaaagaaaattttctctaCATTATCAATGGATCACAACAAAATAGTACCGTTATTGCTACTGGTTCATCTAACGTATCAGATGCAAGACAAATTAATGAAGTTCGTAGGCTTGCTGTCTACTTGGATCAACATGTTGATCAATTGATTCCACAGGACAAACAAGTGAATGAGCGTCTCAGATCCCTTGTATTTTTTCATGACAAGAAGTGTAGGATGGAAAATTGGGACCTAGTCAGAGGTGTTTTTGTGAAGTTTAAATTACTTAGAGTTCTAGATCTTGAAGGAATTAAGGGGCTGAAGGGACAGTCATTGCCTAAAGAAGTGGGAAATCTTTTATGGTTGAAGTTTCTGAGTCTAAAAAGGACTCGTATACAAGTGCTGCCATCTTCCTTGGGCAACTTGGAGAATCTGCAATTCCTAAATTTGCAAACAGTCAATAAAGTGAGCTGGGATTCAACAGTGGAAATTCCAAATGTAATCTGTAAGTTGAAACGGTTGAGGCATTTATATCTTCCAAATTGGTGTGGGAATATTGTTAACAACCTGCAATTGGACAATTTGACTAATTTACAGACACTAGTAAATTTTCCTGCCAGCAAATGTGATGTAAAAGATCTACTGAAGTTAAGGAGGCTCAGAAAGCTAGTGCTAAATGACCCAAGACATTTTCAAAAGTTTAGTGAAAGTTTCAGTCCCCCTAATAAAAGGTTGGATTGCCTTCAATCCTTGTCTTTGAGGACTGACATGCTTTCCTTCCCTGAAAATGTAGTGGATGTTGAAAAATTGGTGCTAGGCTGTCCTTTCCTGCGTAAACTGCAGGTTGAAGGGCGGATGGAAAGACTGCCAGACGCCTCACTGTTTCCTCGGCACATTTCAAAGTTGACTTTATGGGGTTGCAGACTTGTGGAAGACCCAATGGTAACATTAGAGAAGCTTCCTAACTTGAAGTTTCTAAATGGGTGGGATATGTTTGTTGGAAAGAAAATGACATGCTCACCAAATGGTTTTCTTCAACTAAAGGTTCTAGTACTTCGTGGCTTGCCTAAACTAGATGACTGGACAATAGAGAATCAAGCCATGCCTAGTCTTTACCGATTGAGCATATCTGATTGCAACAATCTAAAAACGGTTCCCGATGGGCTAAAATATATCACTAGTCTTCGGGAGCTAGAAATCAGGTGGATGCCCAAATCATTCAAGACCAGGCTTGGAACTGCTGGAGAGGATTACCCCAAAGTCCAGCATGTTCCATCTATCATATTTTTGAACTAA
- the LOC108329131 gene encoding putative disease resistance protein At1g50180 isoform X3, translating to MQNELKRMQCFLRDAESRQDESDTIKNYISEVRKLAYDAEDVIEIYAIKVAFGISIGTKNPLSRAKNIHKVGSELITINSRISDLTRSLQTYGLTATKDNEEASEVKRQLRWSYSHIVDEFIVGLDKDINKVAEWLINENQDCRFVYICGMGGLGKTTLAKSIYHYNTIRRNFDGFAWAYISQQCKKRDVWEGILLKLISPTKEERDEITKMKDDELARKLFKVQQEKKCLIILDDIWSNEAWDILSPAFPSQNTRSKIVFTSRNKDISLHVNPEGLLHEPSCLNAEDSWALFKKKAFPRQDNPESTTSDDFKRLGREMVAKCGGLPLAIIVLGGLLATKESVSEWEKIHRHLSSYLIGAKVRDRRRLDEVLDLSYQDLPCQLKPCFLYLSQFPEDYEIPKTKLLQLWVAEGVVSSQYESDRDETMEDIAERYLGNLISRCMVQIGQMGSTGRIKTYRLHDLMRDLCLSKARKENFLYIINGSQQNSTVIATGSSNVSDARQINEVRRLAVYLDQHVDQLIPQDKQVNERLRSLVFFHDKKCRMENWDLVRGVFVKFKLLRVLDLEGIKGLKGQSLPKEVGNLLWLKFLSLKRTRIQVLPSSLGNLENLQFLNLQTVNKVSWDSTVEIPNVICKLKRLRHLYLPNWCGNIVNNLQLDNLTNLQTLVNFPASKCDVKDLLKLRRLRKLVLNDPRHFQKFSESFSPPNKRLDCLQSLSLRTDMLSFPENVVDVEKLVLGCPFLRKLQVEGRMERLPDASLFPRHISKLTLWGCRLVEDPMVTLEKLPNLKFLNGWDMFVGKKMTCSPNGFLQLKVLVLRGLPKLDDWTIENQAMPSLYRLSISDCNNLKTVPDGLKYITSLRELEIRWMPKSFKTRLGTAGEDYPKVQHVPSIIFLN from the exons AAATGAATTAAAGAGGATGCAATGTTTCCTAAGAGATGCTGAGAGCAGGCAGGATGAAAGTGATACAATAAAGAATTATATTTCGGAGGTTAGAAAATTAGCCTATGATGCAGAGGATGTGATTGAAATTTATGCTATTAAGGTTGCATTTGGCATAAGTATTGGAACTAAAAATCCACTCTCCAGAGCTAAAAATATTCACAAAGTTGGCTCTGAGCTCATAACAATCAATTCTCGAATATCTGACCTCACAAGAAGCTTACAAACTTATGGTTTGACTGCAACTAAAGACAATGAGGAAGCGTCTGAGGTCAAAAGACAATTGAGGTGGTCTTATTCTCACATTGTTGACGAGTTCATTGTTGGTTTAGATAAGGACATAAATAAAGTGGCGGAATGGCTAATAAATGAAAATCAGGACTGTcgatttgtttatatttgtggAATGGGTGGTCTTGGTAAAACTACACTTGCCAAAAGCATTTACCATTACAATACTATTAggcgaaactttgatggttttgcTTGGGCATATATATCTCAGCAATGCAAGAAAAGAGATGTTTGGGAGGGAATTTTACTAAAGCTAATTTCTCCTACAAAAGAAGAAAGGGATGAGATTAcgaaaatgaaagatgatgaaTTGGCAAGGAAGTTGTTTAAAGTTCAACAAGAGAAGAAATgtttgatcatcctggatgacATATGGAGCAATGAGGCATGGGACATTTTAAGTCCTGCCTTTCCATCACAAAATACAAGGAGTAAGATAGTTTTTACATCCCGCAATAAAGACATTTCATTGCATGTGAATCCTGAAGGCTTACTTCATGAACCAAGTTGCTTAAATGCAGAAGACAGTTGGGCATTGTTTAAGAAGAAAGCTTTTCCAAGACAAGATAACCCAG AATCCACAACTTCTGATGACTTTAAAAGATTAGGCAGAGAGATGGTTGCAAAGTGTGGTGGTCTGCCTTTGGCTATCATCGTTCTTGGAGGGCTTTTGGCTACAAAGGAGTCGGTGAGTGAGTGGGAAAAAATACATAGACATCTAAGTTCGTACCTAATAGGAGCAAAGGTCCGTGATAGGCGAAGATTAGATGAAGTGTTGGATTTAAGTTACCAGGACTTGCCTTGTCAGCTGAAGCCATGTTTTCTGTATTTAAGTCAATTCCCTGAAGACTATGAGATACCAAAAACTAAACTACTGCAGTTATGGGTGGCagaaggtgttgtttcatctcaatATGAGAGTGATCGGGATGAGACAATGGAGGATATTGCTGAACGCTATCTGGGTAACTTAATTAGCCGCTGCATGGTTCAAATTGGTCAGATGGGATCTACTGGTAGGATCAAAACCTACAGGCTCCATGATTTAATGCGGGATCTGTGTTTGTCAAAGGccagaaaagaaaattttctctaCATTATCAATGGATCACAACAAAATAGTACCGTTATTGCTACTGGTTCATCTAACGTATCAGATGCAAGACAAATTAATGAAGTTCGTAGGCTTGCTGTCTACTTGGATCAACATGTTGATCAATTGATTCCACAGGACAAACAAGTGAATGAGCGTCTCAGATCCCTTGTATTTTTTCATGACAAGAAGTGTAGGATGGAAAATTGGGACCTAGTCAGAGGTGTTTTTGTGAAGTTTAAATTACTTAGAGTTCTAGATCTTGAAGGAATTAAGGGGCTGAAGGGACAGTCATTGCCTAAAGAAGTGGGAAATCTTTTATGGTTGAAGTTTCTGAGTCTAAAAAGGACTCGTATACAAGTGCTGCCATCTTCCTTGGGCAACTTGGAGAATCTGCAATTCCTAAATTTGCAAACAGTCAATAAAGTGAGCTGGGATTCAACAGTGGAAATTCCAAATGTAATCTGTAAGTTGAAACGGTTGAGGCATTTATATCTTCCAAATTGGTGTGGGAATATTGTTAACAACCTGCAATTGGACAATTTGACTAATTTACAGACACTAGTAAATTTTCCTGCCAGCAAATGTGATGTAAAAGATCTACTGAAGTTAAGGAGGCTCAGAAAGCTAGTGCTAAATGACCCAAGACATTTTCAAAAGTTTAGTGAAAGTTTCAGTCCCCCTAATAAAAGGTTGGATTGCCTTCAATCCTTGTCTTTGAGGACTGACATGCTTTCCTTCCCTGAAAATGTAGTGGATGTTGAAAAATTGGTGCTAGGCTGTCCTTTCCTGCGTAAACTGCAGGTTGAAGGGCGGATGGAAAGACTGCCAGACGCCTCACTGTTTCCTCGGCACATTTCAAAGTTGACTTTATGGGGTTGCAGACTTGTGGAAGACCCAATGGTAACATTAGAGAAGCTTCCTAACTTGAAGTTTCTAAATGGGTGGGATATGTTTGTTGGAAAGAAAATGACATGCTCACCAAATGGTTTTCTTCAACTAAAGGTTCTAGTACTTCGTGGCTTGCCTAAACTAGATGACTGGACAATAGAGAATCAAGCCATGCCTAGTCTTTACCGATTGAGCATATCTGATTGCAACAATCTAAAAACGGTTCCCGATGGGCTAAAATATATCACTAGTCTTCGGGAGCTAGAAATCAGGTGGATGCCCAAATCATTCAAGACCAGGCTTGGAACTGCTGGAGAGGATTACCCCAAAGTCCAGCATGTTCCATCTATCATATTTTTGAACTAA
- the LOC108329131 gene encoding putative disease resistance protein At1g50180 isoform X1 has protein sequence MGCEVLPHDFVLEGDRIIKMVEAVVSFAVNRLGDLLIEEARLLSGVSNKVKSMQNELKRMQCFLRDAESRQDESDTIKNYISEVRKLAYDAEDVIEIYAIKVAFGISIGTKNPLSRAKNIHKVGSELITINSRISDLTRSLQTYGLTATKDNEEASEVKRQLRWSYSHIVDEFIVGLDKDINKVAEWLINENQDCRFVYICGMGGLGKTTLAKSIYHYNTIRRNFDGFAWAYISQQCKKRDVWEGILLKLISPTKEERDEITKMKDDELARKLFKVQQEKKCLIILDDIWSNEAWDILSPAFPSQNTRSKIVFTSRNKDISLHVNPEGLLHEPSCLNAEDSWALFKKKAFPRQDNPESTTSDDFKRLGREMVAKCGGLPLAIIVLGGLLATKESVSEWEKIHRHLSSYLIGAKVRDRRRLDEVLDLSYQDLPCQLKPCFLYLSQFPEDYEIPKTKLLQLWVAEGVVSSQYESDRDETMEDIAERYLGNLISRCMVQIGQMGSTGRIKTYRLHDLMRDLCLSKARKENFLYIINGSQQNSTVIATGSSNVSDARQINEVRRLAVYLDQHVDQLIPQDKQVNERLRSLVFFHDKKCRMENWDLVRGVFVKFKLLRVLDLEGIKGLKGQSLPKEVGNLLWLKFLSLKRTRIQVLPSSLGNLENLQFLNLQTVNKVSWDSTVEIPNVICKLKRLRHLYLPNWCGNIVNNLQLDNLTNLQTLVNFPASKCDVKDLLKLRRLRKLVLNDPRHFQKFSESFSPPNKRLDCLQSLSLRTDMLSFPENVVDVEKLVLGCPFLRKLQVEGRMERLPDASLFPRHISKLTLWGCRLVEDPMVTLEKLPNLKFLNGWDMFVGKKMTCSPNGFLQLKVLVLRGLPKLDDWTIENQAMPSLYRLSISDCNNLKTVPDGLKYITSLRELEIRWMPKSFKTRLGTAGEDYPKVQHVPSIIFLN, from the exons AAATGAATTAAAGAGGATGCAATGTTTCCTAAGAGATGCTGAGAGCAGGCAGGATGAAAGTGATACAATAAAGAATTATATTTCGGAGGTTAGAAAATTAGCCTATGATGCAGAGGATGTGATTGAAATTTATGCTATTAAGGTTGCATTTGGCATAAGTATTGGAACTAAAAATCCACTCTCCAGAGCTAAAAATATTCACAAAGTTGGCTCTGAGCTCATAACAATCAATTCTCGAATATCTGACCTCACAAGAAGCTTACAAACTTATGGTTTGACTGCAACTAAAGACAATGAGGAAGCGTCTGAGGTCAAAAGACAATTGAGGTGGTCTTATTCTCACATTGTTGACGAGTTCATTGTTGGTTTAGATAAGGACATAAATAAAGTGGCGGAATGGCTAATAAATGAAAATCAGGACTGTcgatttgtttatatttgtggAATGGGTGGTCTTGGTAAAACTACACTTGCCAAAAGCATTTACCATTACAATACTATTAggcgaaactttgatggttttgcTTGGGCATATATATCTCAGCAATGCAAGAAAAGAGATGTTTGGGAGGGAATTTTACTAAAGCTAATTTCTCCTACAAAAGAAGAAAGGGATGAGATTAcgaaaatgaaagatgatgaaTTGGCAAGGAAGTTGTTTAAAGTTCAACAAGAGAAGAAATgtttgatcatcctggatgacATATGGAGCAATGAGGCATGGGACATTTTAAGTCCTGCCTTTCCATCACAAAATACAAGGAGTAAGATAGTTTTTACATCCCGCAATAAAGACATTTCATTGCATGTGAATCCTGAAGGCTTACTTCATGAACCAAGTTGCTTAAATGCAGAAGACAGTTGGGCATTGTTTAAGAAGAAAGCTTTTCCAAGACAAGATAACCCAG AATCCACAACTTCTGATGACTTTAAAAGATTAGGCAGAGAGATGGTTGCAAAGTGTGGTGGTCTGCCTTTGGCTATCATCGTTCTTGGAGGGCTTTTGGCTACAAAGGAGTCGGTGAGTGAGTGGGAAAAAATACATAGACATCTAAGTTCGTACCTAATAGGAGCAAAGGTCCGTGATAGGCGAAGATTAGATGAAGTGTTGGATTTAAGTTACCAGGACTTGCCTTGTCAGCTGAAGCCATGTTTTCTGTATTTAAGTCAATTCCCTGAAGACTATGAGATACCAAAAACTAAACTACTGCAGTTATGGGTGGCagaaggtgttgtttcatctcaatATGAGAGTGATCGGGATGAGACAATGGAGGATATTGCTGAACGCTATCTGGGTAACTTAATTAGCCGCTGCATGGTTCAAATTGGTCAGATGGGATCTACTGGTAGGATCAAAACCTACAGGCTCCATGATTTAATGCGGGATCTGTGTTTGTCAAAGGccagaaaagaaaattttctctaCATTATCAATGGATCACAACAAAATAGTACCGTTATTGCTACTGGTTCATCTAACGTATCAGATGCAAGACAAATTAATGAAGTTCGTAGGCTTGCTGTCTACTTGGATCAACATGTTGATCAATTGATTCCACAGGACAAACAAGTGAATGAGCGTCTCAGATCCCTTGTATTTTTTCATGACAAGAAGTGTAGGATGGAAAATTGGGACCTAGTCAGAGGTGTTTTTGTGAAGTTTAAATTACTTAGAGTTCTAGATCTTGAAGGAATTAAGGGGCTGAAGGGACAGTCATTGCCTAAAGAAGTGGGAAATCTTTTATGGTTGAAGTTTCTGAGTCTAAAAAGGACTCGTATACAAGTGCTGCCATCTTCCTTGGGCAACTTGGAGAATCTGCAATTCCTAAATTTGCAAACAGTCAATAAAGTGAGCTGGGATTCAACAGTGGAAATTCCAAATGTAATCTGTAAGTTGAAACGGTTGAGGCATTTATATCTTCCAAATTGGTGTGGGAATATTGTTAACAACCTGCAATTGGACAATTTGACTAATTTACAGACACTAGTAAATTTTCCTGCCAGCAAATGTGATGTAAAAGATCTACTGAAGTTAAGGAGGCTCAGAAAGCTAGTGCTAAATGACCCAAGACATTTTCAAAAGTTTAGTGAAAGTTTCAGTCCCCCTAATAAAAGGTTGGATTGCCTTCAATCCTTGTCTTTGAGGACTGACATGCTTTCCTTCCCTGAAAATGTAGTGGATGTTGAAAAATTGGTGCTAGGCTGTCCTTTCCTGCGTAAACTGCAGGTTGAAGGGCGGATGGAAAGACTGCCAGACGCCTCACTGTTTCCTCGGCACATTTCAAAGTTGACTTTATGGGGTTGCAGACTTGTGGAAGACCCAATGGTAACATTAGAGAAGCTTCCTAACTTGAAGTTTCTAAATGGGTGGGATATGTTTGTTGGAAAGAAAATGACATGCTCACCAAATGGTTTTCTTCAACTAAAGGTTCTAGTACTTCGTGGCTTGCCTAAACTAGATGACTGGACAATAGAGAATCAAGCCATGCCTAGTCTTTACCGATTGAGCATATCTGATTGCAACAATCTAAAAACGGTTCCCGATGGGCTAAAATATATCACTAGTCTTCGGGAGCTAGAAATCAGGTGGATGCCCAAATCATTCAAGACCAGGCTTGGAACTGCTGGAGAGGATTACCCCAAAGTCCAGCATGTTCCATCTATCATATTTTTGAACTAA